In one Aromatoleum aromaticum EbN1 genomic region, the following are encoded:
- a CDS encoding glutathione S-transferase family protein: MRYELYYWPSIQGRGEFVRLLLEEAGADYVDVARLPEENGTGLPALLRLLGGESLEHVPFAPPFLKAGDLVIGQTANILLYLGPRLRLAPKTEAGRHWAHQLQLTIADLVGEIHDTHHPIASSLYYEDQKPEALRRAKDFTKNRLPKFLGYFEQVRAQNSFRSGYLVGDTLSYVDLSMFQVVAGLRYAFPRTMSRLEPGCPGLVELHRRVARRPRLVAYLASERRLPFSEEGIFRHYPELDR; this comes from the coding sequence ATGCGCTACGAACTGTATTACTGGCCGTCGATCCAGGGGCGCGGCGAATTCGTTCGCCTGCTGCTCGAAGAAGCGGGCGCCGACTATGTCGACGTTGCCCGCCTGCCGGAGGAAAACGGTACGGGCCTGCCGGCGCTGCTGCGGCTCCTGGGCGGCGAATCGCTCGAACACGTGCCGTTCGCGCCGCCGTTCCTTAAAGCGGGCGACCTCGTGATCGGGCAGACCGCCAACATCCTGCTGTATCTCGGCCCGCGGCTCCGCCTCGCGCCGAAGACCGAGGCGGGGCGGCACTGGGCGCACCAGCTGCAGCTGACGATTGCCGACCTCGTCGGCGAAATCCACGACACCCACCACCCGATCGCGAGCAGCCTGTATTACGAAGATCAGAAGCCCGAAGCGCTGCGCCGCGCCAAGGACTTCACGAAGAACCGGCTACCGAAGTTCCTCGGCTATTTCGAGCAGGTCCGCGCGCAGAACAGCTTTCGCAGCGGCTACCTCGTCGGCGACACGCTGTCGTACGTCGACCTGTCGATGTTCCAGGTCGTCGCAGGCCTGCGCTACGCGTTCCCGCGCACGATGTCGCGCCTCGAACCGGGCTGTCCAGGCCTCGTCGAGCTTCACCGCCGCGTCGCCCGGCGCCCGCGCCTCGTCGCGTATCTCGCGTCGGAGCGGCGCCTGCCGTTCAGCGAAGAGGGCATTTTCCGCCATTACCCGGAACTCGACCGTTAG
- a CDS encoding GNAT family N-acetyltransferase — protein sequence MSLQLSAPQPLAATHLLDEFASGETCLDEWLKRRALSNQLSGASRTFVVTDQEQHVFGYYAMAAGAVSHQMATGGVRRNMPDPIPVMVLARLAIDDRVQGIKLGAALLQDAVNRAVAVSQNAGVRALLVHALHEHAKQFYEHYGFQESPQHPMTLMLRLNTVKA from the coding sequence ATGAGCTTGCAACTGAGCGCACCGCAACCCCTCGCTGCCACTCATCTTCTGGATGAATTTGCCAGCGGAGAAACGTGTCTGGACGAATGGCTCAAGCGGCGGGCGCTGTCCAATCAGTTGAGTGGAGCCAGCCGCACATTCGTCGTCACGGATCAGGAGCAGCACGTTTTCGGCTACTACGCGATGGCGGCCGGAGCGGTCTCGCACCAGATGGCGACGGGCGGCGTGCGGCGAAACATGCCTGACCCCATTCCGGTGATGGTGCTGGCACGGCTCGCTATTGACGATCGTGTCCAGGGCATCAAACTCGGAGCCGCCCTGCTTCAAGACGCTGTCAATCGGGCCGTGGCAGTGTCGCAGAACGCGGGCGTGCGAGCCTTGCTCGTTCATGCGCTTCACGAGCATGCCAAGCAGTTTTACGAGCACTACGGTTTTCAGGAATCGCCACAGCACCCGATGACGCTGATGCTGCGCCTGAACACCGTCAAGGCTTGA
- a CDS encoding tetratricopeptide repeat protein, translating to MDCISLNTVSSLSGLSKRTLWRRVADGLLRTQTLGAGERTLVALDDALALSRLRVEPDDRELILDADAGIAAAQCDFALLFLAQNLPEEAVRWLDAAAQQNCPEAMHWLGRCYIAGTGVPADEKAGMEWIARAASRGHATAPRMIQYLTKPSPPPPPRPCRPRIGPRRNRPGSRPARAE from the coding sequence ATGGACTGCATCTCCCTGAACACCGTCTCGTCGCTCTCGGGCCTCAGCAAGCGCACGCTGTGGCGCCGGGTCGCGGATGGCCTGCTCCGCACACAGACTCTCGGTGCCGGCGAGCGCACGCTCGTCGCGCTCGACGACGCGCTGGCGCTCTCCCGCCTGCGCGTGGAACCGGATGACCGCGAGCTGATCCTCGATGCGGATGCCGGCATCGCGGCAGCGCAGTGCGACTTCGCGCTGCTGTTCCTTGCGCAGAACCTGCCCGAAGAGGCCGTGCGCTGGCTCGACGCCGCAGCCCAGCAGAATTGCCCCGAAGCCATGCACTGGCTCGGCCGCTGTTACATCGCCGGGACCGGAGTTCCGGCCGACGAAAAAGCGGGGATGGAGTGGATCGCAAGAGCCGCCAGCCGCGGCCACGCCACAGCCCCCCGCATGATCCAGTACCTCACGAAACCTTCCCCCCCCCCCCCCCCGCGACCCTGCCGCCCTCGAATCGGCCCTCGACGCAATCGACCGGGAAGTCGTCCTGCGCGTGCTGAATGA
- a CDS encoding type II toxin-antitoxin system Phd/YefM family antitoxin, translating into MKVMSARDAKNHFGEFLDAARREPVVVTKNDRPVGIMISIEDAADTLLPEFLLDKDPGYDGWLFGKVSATLARVDAKEARLHDHDEAMARLRERLRERRAGKTA; encoded by the coding sequence ATGAAAGTCATGTCGGCGCGCGACGCCAAAAACCATTTCGGCGAGTTCCTCGACGCGGCCCGGAGGGAACCTGTCGTCGTCACCAAGAACGATCGCCCGGTCGGGATCATGATCTCCATCGAAGACGCCGCCGACACCCTGCTGCCCGAATTCCTGCTCGACAAGGATCCGGGATACGACGGCTGGCTCTTCGGCAAGGTTTCGGCGACGCTCGCGCGCGTCGACGCGAAGGAGGCCCGCCTCCACGACCACGACGAGGCGATGGCCCGGCTGCGGGAGCGCCTGCGGGAACGCAGGGCCGGCAAGACGGCGTAA
- a CDS encoding isovaleryl-CoA dehydrogenase, with protein MWRTHEVFNQVPVLSDCNLFDTDIALREAVVRDGAGWHAEALHGQGEVLGSADTQRLAQLADRHVPELVAYDRCGRRVDDVDFHPAWSCLLALLYADGVHSSAWFEPRPGAHVARAASFFLHGQAEAGSLCPVTMTFASIPVLRREPALFGALADKFRSRDYDGRDVPLAGKRSAMIGMGMTEKQGGSDLRANTTEARPLAAGSRDHLLVGHKWFFSVPTCDAHLVLAHSPAGLSCFFVPRWLPDGSRNAVRIRRLKDKLGNRSNASAEVEFEDAFGTLVGDEGRGIATIMEMAAQTRLDCVLGSAALMRRALVEAIHHARHRSAFGNVLVAQPLMRNVLAELALESEVATMLAMRLAKAVESDDDPLERAWRRIVTPAAKFWICKRAIAFVAECMEVWGGNGYVEDGPMARLYREAPVNSIWEGSGNVMCLDVLRAAAREPDGVEALWRELSQALAGNAALVHALGDLANRLRAPAEAEWHARHVAMQLVLLVQAGLLLRHAPGNVAAAFIDSRFDRPAGQVPGLLTKPDATTLIDRAWPG; from the coding sequence ATGTGGCGAACTCATGAAGTCTTCAACCAGGTACCGGTGCTGAGCGACTGCAACCTGTTCGACACCGACATCGCGCTGCGCGAAGCGGTGGTGCGCGACGGCGCGGGGTGGCACGCCGAGGCACTGCACGGGCAGGGCGAAGTGCTGGGCAGCGCCGACACGCAGCGGCTCGCGCAACTCGCCGACCGTCACGTGCCGGAGCTTGTCGCGTACGACCGCTGCGGCCGGCGCGTCGACGACGTCGATTTCCACCCCGCCTGGTCGTGCCTGCTCGCGCTGCTGTACGCCGACGGCGTGCACAGCTCGGCGTGGTTCGAGCCGCGCCCCGGCGCGCACGTCGCGCGGGCCGCGTCGTTCTTCCTGCACGGCCAGGCGGAAGCCGGCTCGCTGTGTCCGGTCACGATGACGTTCGCGTCGATCCCGGTGCTGCGCCGGGAGCCGGCGCTGTTCGGCGCGCTGGCCGACAAGTTCCGCTCGCGCGACTACGACGGGCGCGACGTGCCGCTCGCCGGCAAGCGCTCGGCGATGATCGGCATGGGCATGACCGAGAAGCAGGGCGGCTCCGACCTGCGCGCGAACACGACTGAAGCGCGGCCGCTCGCCGCCGGCAGCCGCGACCACCTGCTGGTCGGGCACAAATGGTTTTTCTCGGTGCCGACGTGCGACGCGCACCTCGTGCTCGCGCACAGCCCCGCCGGGCTGTCGTGCTTCTTCGTGCCGCGCTGGCTGCCCGATGGCAGCCGCAACGCGGTGCGCATCCGGCGTCTCAAGGACAAGCTCGGCAACCGCTCGAACGCGTCGGCCGAAGTCGAGTTCGAGGATGCTTTCGGCACGCTGGTCGGCGACGAGGGACGCGGCATCGCGACGATCATGGAGATGGCGGCGCAGACCCGGCTCGACTGCGTGCTCGGCAGCGCCGCGCTGATGCGCCGTGCGCTCGTCGAAGCGATCCATCATGCCCGCCATCGCTCGGCGTTCGGCAACGTGCTCGTCGCGCAGCCGCTGATGCGCAACGTGCTGGCGGAGCTCGCGCTCGAAAGCGAAGTGGCGACGATGCTCGCGATGCGCCTGGCGAAGGCGGTCGAGTCGGACGACGATCCACTGGAACGCGCGTGGCGGCGCATCGTCACGCCGGCGGCGAAGTTCTGGATCTGCAAGCGCGCGATCGCATTCGTCGCCGAATGCATGGAAGTGTGGGGCGGCAATGGCTACGTCGAGGACGGCCCGATGGCGCGCCTGTACCGCGAGGCGCCAGTGAACTCGATCTGGGAAGGGTCGGGCAACGTAATGTGCCTCGACGTGTTGCGCGCCGCCGCGCGCGAGCCGGACGGAGTCGAGGCGCTATGGCGGGAACTGTCGCAGGCCCTCGCCGGTAACGCGGCGCTCGTGCACGCGCTCGGCGACCTGGCGAACCGGCTGCGCGCCCCGGCCGAAGCCGAATGGCACGCGCGCCACGTCGCGATGCAGCTGGTCCTGCTCGTGCAGGCGGGATTGCTGCTGCGGCATGCGCCGGGGAATGTCGCTGCAGCGTTCATCGACAGCCGCTTCGACCGCCCGGCCGGACAGGTCCCGGGCCTGCTCACGAAGCCCGACGCGACGACGCTGATCGATCGGGCGTGGCCGGGCTGA
- a CDS encoding type II toxin-antitoxin system RelE/ParE family toxin: MGIVWTEEAIGDLEEILAYYYAEAGPATAQAVEERIVAEIMALTTFPERIRTSDRVPGARELVVRRLPYVVFVKGVPDGVVVLNVVHTARKFPE, encoded by the coding sequence ATGGGGATCGTCTGGACGGAAGAGGCGATCGGCGACCTCGAAGAGATCCTCGCGTATTACTACGCCGAAGCGGGTCCGGCAACGGCGCAGGCGGTCGAGGAACGCATCGTCGCCGAAATCATGGCGCTCACGACATTCCCCGAGAGGATCCGCACGAGCGACCGCGTCCCGGGCGCCCGGGAACTTGTGGTGCGACGCCTCCCATACGTGGTCTTCGTGAAAGGGGTCCCCGACGGCGTCGTGGTGCTCAACGTGGTACACACGGCGAGGAAGTTTCCAGAGTAA
- a CDS encoding tellurite resistance/C4-dicarboxylate transporter family protein, with protein sequence MTAAPAARTLAGARLLQDLEGMSPAYFGMVMATGIISLGAHLLALPRLAQGLFVLNVGIYGVIAVLFVLRMIRFPQRFFGDMVDHLRGPGFFTAVAASGILGSQFLILADSEAAGLTLWFVAIALWIGLTYTIFTAFTVKEQKPTLDRGISGGWLLAVVATQSIAVLGALLANHLEQPYRLELNFLALSMWLWGGMLYIWMMSLIFYRYTFFLFSPGDLAPPYWINMGAMAISTLAGSLLIANAPDAPFLHSLLPFLKGFTVFYWATGTWWIPMLLILGLWRHVYKRFPLKYDPLYWGAVFPLGMYAASTQQMAGAMGFDFLGFVPPIFLYAALAAWSAAFVGVVRDLWRRLGTSRSY encoded by the coding sequence ATGACCGCCGCTCCGGCGGCACGCACGCTTGCCGGCGCGCGCCTGCTGCAGGATCTCGAAGGCATGTCTCCGGCGTACTTCGGCATGGTCATGGCGACCGGGATCATTTCGCTGGGCGCGCATCTCCTCGCGCTGCCGCGCCTCGCGCAGGGGCTGTTCGTCCTCAACGTCGGCATCTACGGCGTCATCGCGGTGCTGTTCGTGCTGCGCATGATCCGCTTTCCGCAGCGCTTCTTCGGCGACATGGTCGATCACCTGCGCGGGCCCGGCTTCTTCACCGCAGTGGCCGCGTCCGGCATCCTCGGCAGCCAGTTCCTGATCCTCGCGGACAGCGAAGCGGCCGGGCTCACACTGTGGTTCGTCGCGATCGCGCTGTGGATCGGACTGACCTACACGATCTTCACGGCCTTCACCGTCAAGGAACAAAAGCCGACGCTCGACCGCGGCATCAGCGGCGGCTGGCTGCTCGCGGTCGTCGCGACGCAGTCGATCGCAGTGCTCGGCGCGCTGCTCGCGAACCACCTCGAGCAGCCTTACCGGCTGGAGCTGAACTTCCTCGCGCTGTCGATGTGGCTGTGGGGCGGCATGCTCTACATCTGGATGATGTCGCTGATTTTCTACCGCTACACGTTCTTCCTGTTCTCGCCGGGCGACCTCGCGCCGCCGTACTGGATCAACATGGGCGCGATGGCGATCTCGACACTCGCCGGCTCGCTGCTGATCGCAAACGCCCCCGACGCGCCTTTCCTGCATTCGCTGCTGCCGTTCCTCAAGGGGTTCACGGTCTTTTACTGGGCGACGGGCACATGGTGGATTCCGATGCTGCTGATCCTCGGCCTGTGGCGGCATGTCTACAAGCGCTTCCCGCTGAAGTACGACCCGCTGTACTGGGGCGCGGTGTTCCCGCTCGGCATGTACGCCGCGAGCACGCAGCAGATGGCGGGCGCGATGGGCTTCGATTTCCTCGGTTTCGTGCCGCCGATCTTCCTGTATGCCGCGCTCGCCGCTTGGAGCGCCGCGTTCGTCGGCGTCGTGCGCGACCTGTGGCGCCGCCTTGGCACCTCCCGTAGTTATTAA
- a CDS encoding NAD(P)/FAD-dependent oxidoreductase, with translation MAGDAVEFVVVFLERGPECGAESFLLRLLPRGSCCRLSGGQAGANCQIRGASMADIYDALVIGGGPGGLAGALYLARFRRRVRVVDDGCSRATRIPRSHNMPGYPRGVPGNKLVAAIRKQAEAYGAELSVGRVETLERVAPGFAAVLADGTRLLARTVLLATGVSDVEPDLPHLVEAVRTGALRYCPVCDGYEIIDKAVGVLAASEAGIREALYLRNFTARLHVFRTSHDFRIEEHSDRLAEAGIRWAPEPVDSLRLWDAEVRVRHGAAETCCDSVYSALGTRVHAELSMGADTDEAGYLLTDRHRKTSIDGLYAAGDVAQGLNQISVAAGDAAIAAAAIHLALAPAWRK, from the coding sequence GTGGCGGGCGATGCGGTCGAGTTCGTGGTCGTGTTTCTTGAGCGAGGTCCTGAATGCGGCGCGGAGAGCTTTTTGCTTCGGCTGCTGCCGCGAGGTTCCTGTTGCCGCCTCTCGGGCGGGCAGGCCGGCGCAAATTGTCAGATACGGGGAGCGAGCATGGCGGATATCTACGATGCGCTGGTGATCGGCGGCGGGCCGGGCGGCCTGGCCGGGGCGCTCTACCTGGCGCGCTTTCGTCGCCGCGTCAGGGTCGTCGATGACGGTTGCAGCCGGGCCACGCGCATTCCCCGATCCCACAACATGCCAGGCTATCCGCGCGGCGTTCCCGGGAACAAGCTGGTGGCGGCCATCCGCAAACAGGCCGAAGCTTATGGCGCGGAACTTTCCGTCGGCCGGGTCGAAACGCTGGAGCGGGTGGCGCCGGGCTTCGCGGCCGTTCTGGCGGACGGCACCCGCCTGTTGGCCCGTACCGTCCTGCTGGCGACGGGCGTCTCCGACGTCGAACCGGATCTCCCGCACCTAGTCGAAGCGGTGCGTACCGGCGCGCTGCGCTATTGCCCGGTCTGCGACGGCTACGAAATCATCGACAAAGCGGTCGGTGTACTCGCGGCCAGCGAAGCCGGCATCCGCGAAGCGCTTTATCTGCGCAATTTCACGGCCCGCCTGCACGTCTTCCGGACATCGCACGACTTCCGCATCGAAGAGCATTCCGATCGCCTGGCCGAAGCCGGCATCCGCTGGGCTCCCGAGCCTGTCGACAGCCTGCGCCTGTGGGACGCAGAGGTCCGCGTGCGTCATGGCGCAGCCGAAACCTGCTGCGACTCGGTGTATAGCGCGTTGGGTACGCGCGTCCACGCGGAACTTTCGATGGGCGCCGACACCGATGAAGCCGGTTATCTCCTCACCGACCGCCACCGGAAAACCAGTATCGACGGTCTTTATGCCGCCGGCGACGTCGCCCAGGGGCTGAACCAGATCAGCGTCGCCGCGGGCGACGCCGCCATTGCCGCTGCCGCGATCCACCTCGCGCTGGCACCCGCCTGGCGCAAGTGA
- a CDS encoding PHB depolymerase family esterase, giving the protein MRVKRVWRNALAAVLLALCGAAAVAGTTEAFTFRAQDYSGSRDRQYKVYVPDGLSGPAPLVMALHGCQQTEEDVLRDWGLTAAAERYGFILVAPRITSYDGLRNTNCWGFWFDAHQHEGRGEPEDLHRIAREVEGNFDIDPARRYITGLSSGAAMTVVAAVAHNEYWAAAASVAGIPYGEDSASVSLSGQCPGRATFHSVSRVVADMQAEVDDPYPIPLLVVQNDADCTVVQQAGHNLRDAHLIVFGSAGHDTPATAMARQTPCTAVFGDEDYGCRHSVFTADGDTASRSVVETVFYDGPQATPNPSDTDHGHYWIGGEQGRDGKWSIRHGPSLPDIAWNFFERHPRAAAAEPGGPRITIAGANPLSLEEGQTFVDPGASATDPEDGELAVSADCSSVDTARPGRYACTYSATDSAGNTASASRAVEVLARGGPGMSCTPETASPSAHVVAGRATANGWFFTHALSTGDRQDIGFSWNFWSSVTLYEGEPGQWYARPPQGCEG; this is encoded by the coding sequence ATGCGCGTGAAACGGGTATGGCGAAATGCGCTGGCTGCGGTGCTGCTGGCCCTGTGTGGCGCGGCGGCGGTGGCCGGCACGACCGAAGCTTTCACGTTCCGCGCGCAGGACTATTCCGGCTCGCGCGACCGGCAGTACAAAGTCTATGTTCCGGACGGCCTGAGCGGGCCGGCGCCGCTGGTCATGGCGCTGCACGGCTGCCAGCAGACCGAGGAAGACGTGCTGCGCGACTGGGGCCTGACCGCCGCCGCCGAACGCTACGGCTTCATCCTCGTCGCGCCGCGCATCACCAGCTACGACGGCCTGCGCAACACCAACTGCTGGGGGTTCTGGTTCGACGCGCATCAGCACGAAGGGCGCGGCGAGCCGGAAGACCTGCATCGCATCGCGCGCGAAGTCGAGGGCAACTTCGACATCGACCCGGCGCGCCGCTACATCACCGGCTTGTCGTCGGGTGCGGCGATGACGGTGGTCGCGGCGGTCGCGCACAACGAATACTGGGCGGCGGCCGCGAGCGTGGCCGGGATTCCCTATGGCGAAGATTCGGCGTCGGTGTCGCTGTCGGGCCAGTGCCCCGGGCGGGCGACGTTCCATTCGGTGAGCCGCGTCGTCGCCGACATGCAGGCCGAAGTCGATGACCCTTATCCGATCCCGCTGCTGGTGGTGCAGAACGACGCCGACTGCACGGTCGTCCAGCAGGCCGGTCACAATCTGCGCGACGCGCATCTGATCGTGTTCGGTTCGGCCGGACACGATACGCCGGCGACGGCGATGGCGCGGCAGACGCCGTGCACAGCGGTGTTCGGCGACGAAGACTATGGTTGCCGGCATTCCGTCTTCACGGCGGACGGCGACACCGCGAGCCGCTCGGTCGTTGAAACCGTGTTCTACGACGGCCCGCAGGCGACGCCGAACCCGTCCGACACCGACCATGGCCACTACTGGATCGGCGGCGAGCAGGGGCGGGACGGCAAATGGTCGATCCGGCACGGGCCGAGCTTGCCGGACATCGCGTGGAATTTCTTCGAGCGCCATCCGCGCGCAGCCGCCGCCGAGCCGGGCGGCCCGCGCATCACGATCGCCGGGGCGAACCCGCTGAGCCTGGAAGAGGGGCAGACGTTCGTCGATCCGGGCGCGAGCGCCACCGATCCCGAGGACGGCGAGCTCGCGGTAAGTGCCGACTGCAGCAGCGTAGACACGGCCCGGCCGGGCCGCTATGCATGCACCTACAGCGCGACCGACAGCGCCGGCAACACGGCGTCGGCGAGCCGCGCAGTCGAAGTCCTCGCGCGTGGCGGTCCCGGCATGAGCTGCACGCCGGAAACGGCCTCGCCAAGCGCACACGTGGTTGCCGGCCGCGCCACCGCCAACGGCTGGTTTTTCACTCATGCGCTATCGACCGGCGACCGGCAGGACATCGGCTTCAGCTGGAATTTCTGGTCGAGTGTCACGCTGTACGAAGGGGAACCGGGCCAGTGGTACGCCCGCCCGCCGCAGGGGTGCGAAGGATGA
- a CDS encoding IS110-like element ISAzo22 family transposase has product MAQRVGPTRRGVDGTPVEPLSIKHPNAAGIDIGGASHYVAVPPDRVGKGEPAVREFGPHTEDLVAVANWLCACRIDTVALESTGVYWIALYELLQARGFEVWLVDAKSVRHVKARKSDVLDCQWLQQLHSFGLLSQAHRPDEQVCALREMSRLRDITIDERARHTQRMQKALTQMNVQLTNVITDITGETGMNIIRAIVAGERDRMALAQLRNYRVHASTEQIAKALEGRWSREHLFSLAHELKAYDFASEQIARLDAEIEGRLEAMRVFDKRPEANANKGRRKNTLAFDGRRALMNWCGVDLTEVPGIDVGTALKILSELGSSLTRFATAKHFCSWLGLCPGTRISGNKKLSGASKRIPNRVARALKLAALGLSRSRCAMGAYYRKLALRMGSPKAITAVAHKLARIVHAMLSGQASYVKEDQARHEARYRERAIKALQKRAQELGLTLSPQAVPAQP; this is encoded by the coding sequence ATGGCGCAACGAGTTGGTCCGACCCGACGCGGAGTTGACGGCACACCGGTCGAGCCGTTGAGCATCAAGCATCCCAACGCTGCCGGCATCGACATCGGCGGGGCAAGCCACTATGTGGCGGTGCCGCCTGATCGGGTAGGCAAAGGCGAGCCCGCGGTGCGCGAATTCGGACCGCACACCGAAGACCTGGTCGCGGTTGCCAATTGGCTTTGCGCGTGCCGCATCGATACCGTCGCGCTCGAATCGACGGGGGTGTATTGGATAGCGCTGTACGAGCTTCTGCAAGCGCGTGGCTTTGAGGTGTGGCTGGTCGATGCCAAAAGCGTACGCCACGTCAAGGCGCGCAAATCCGACGTGCTTGATTGCCAGTGGTTGCAACAACTGCACAGCTTCGGACTGCTGAGTCAGGCGCATCGGCCGGATGAGCAGGTTTGCGCGCTGCGCGAGATGTCGCGGCTGCGCGACATCACCATCGATGAGCGCGCCCGGCATACCCAGCGCATGCAAAAGGCGCTCACCCAGATGAATGTGCAACTCACCAACGTGATTACCGACATCACCGGCGAGACGGGCATGAACATCATCCGCGCCATCGTTGCCGGCGAGCGCGACCGCATGGCCCTCGCGCAGTTGAGGAACTACCGGGTACATGCCAGCACCGAGCAGATTGCCAAGGCGCTCGAAGGGCGTTGGAGCCGCGAGCATCTGTTCAGTCTTGCCCACGAGCTCAAGGCCTATGACTTTGCCAGCGAGCAGATTGCGCGGCTGGACGCCGAGATCGAGGGGCGGCTTGAGGCGATGCGCGTCTTCGACAAGAGGCCGGAGGCGAACGCGAACAAGGGACGTCGCAAGAACACGCTGGCCTTCGACGGACGGCGGGCACTGATGAACTGGTGCGGCGTGGATTTGACCGAAGTGCCCGGCATCGACGTGGGCACCGCCCTGAAGATCCTCTCGGAGTTGGGGAGCTCGCTCACCCGCTTCGCCACGGCAAAGCATTTCTGCTCGTGGCTGGGACTGTGCCCCGGCACGCGGATTTCTGGCAACAAGAAGCTCTCCGGCGCCAGCAAACGAATCCCCAACCGTGTCGCGCGGGCGTTGAAACTCGCCGCGCTGGGCTTGTCGCGCTCGCGCTGCGCCATGGGGGCCTATTACCGAAAGCTTGCCCTGCGCATGGGCTCGCCCAAGGCCATTACCGCCGTGGCGCATAAGCTCGCGCGTATTGTCCATGCGATGCTCAGCGGGCAGGCCAGCTACGTCAAGGAGGATCAGGCCAGGCACGAAGCGCGCTACCGCGAACGCGCCATCAAAGCACTGCAGAAGCGCGCCCAGGAGCTCGGCCTGACCCTCTCGCCGCAGGCTGTTCCCGCTCAACCATAA
- a CDS encoding DUF1778 domain-containing protein translates to MRDAAINLRALPEQRDLIDHAASLLGKNRSDFMLEAACDRAQAVVLDQVFFGLDADKFKQFTAMLDAPPGPNPGLERLMAVQAPWRTGAA, encoded by the coding sequence ATGCGTGACGCGGCCATCAACCTGCGGGCCTTGCCCGAGCAGCGTGACCTGATCGATCACGCTGCCAGCCTGTTGGGCAAGAACCGTTCGGACTTCATGCTCGAAGCTGCTTGCGACCGAGCACAGGCCGTGGTGCTGGATCAGGTCTTTTTTGGCCTGGACGCCGACAAGTTCAAGCAGTTCACTGCCATGCTGGACGCACCCCCTGGACCAAATCCCGGGCTTGAACGCCTCATGGCCGTGCAGGCGCCGTGGCGCACCGGCGCGGCATGA
- a CDS encoding pilin: MKKAQQGFTLIELMIVVAIIGILAAVALPAYSAYQAKAKLVAGLAEISAGKTAAEDQLNDGVNPANAAAIGLLAATGNCTITAAFAAGAGTISCAVLNAPSLVSGATLTWTRTAAGVWSCATTGATDKTLAPKTCPQA; the protein is encoded by the coding sequence ATGAAAAAGGCACAACAGGGCTTTACCCTGATCGAATTGATGATCGTCGTCGCGATCATCGGGATTCTGGCGGCGGTAGCGCTGCCGGCTTACAGCGCTTATCAAGCCAAGGCGAAGCTGGTAGCTGGCCTGGCTGAAATTTCTGCAGGCAAGACTGCAGCGGAAGACCAGCTCAATGATGGGGTAAATCCTGCTAATGCGGCTGCGATCGGCCTTCTCGCTGCGACGGGAAATTGTACGATCACAGCGGCGTTTGCCGCTGGCGCTGGGACAATTAGTTGTGCCGTGCTTAATGCGCCGTCACTGGTTTCCGGCGCGACGCTAACGTGGACGCGTACTGCTGCCGGAGTTTGGAGTTGCGCCACCACCGGTGCCACGGACAAGACGCTGGCACCGAAGACGTGCCCCCAAGCATAA
- a CDS encoding type II toxin-antitoxin system VapB family antitoxin: protein MTHNDIFTDDGVRMRTTVTIDDDLYEKALEVADPAMDRADLFREAMKTFVRVQAAKRLAALGGTMPEMQDVPRRRGEPSQ from the coding sequence TTGACGCATAATGACATCTTTACTGATGATGGTGTCCGCATGAGAACGACTGTCACGATCGATGATGATCTGTACGAAAAGGCCCTGGAAGTGGCCGATCCGGCTATGGACAGGGCCGATCTCTTCCGCGAGGCGATGAAAACTTTCGTTCGGGTACAAGCCGCCAAGCGCCTTGCTGCGTTGGGGGGCACCATGCCGGAGATGCAGGATGTGCCGCGACGGCGCGGCGAGCCCTCGCAATGA
- a CDS encoding type II toxin-antitoxin system VapC family toxin — translation MKGVLVDTSIWVDHFRQRNDVLVGLLDLDLALTHPMVLVELACRTPPAPRVRTLGDIGLLQQTQQASLREVMDFIEREKLYGLGCGLVDMVLLASTLITPGAELWTLDKRLAALSERFSVMHQPISR, via the coding sequence ATGAAAGGCGTCCTGGTCGACACATCGATATGGGTTGACCACTTCCGACAACGCAATGATGTCCTGGTGGGCTTGCTCGATCTGGACCTGGCGCTGACGCATCCGATGGTCCTGGTCGAACTTGCGTGCCGAACACCCCCTGCACCGCGAGTTCGGACACTCGGCGACATAGGACTGCTTCAACAGACGCAACAGGCGAGTTTGCGCGAGGTGATGGACTTCATTGAACGCGAAAAACTGTATGGGCTTGGGTGCGGGCTGGTTGACATGGTTTTGTTGGCGTCAACGCTGATCACACCGGGCGCAGAGCTGTGGACGCTGGACAAGCGCCTGGCCGCGCTGTCGGAACGGTTCAGCGTGATGCACCAACCGATCTCACGCTAG